The Flavivirga eckloniae genomic interval TAGATAACTCATCTTATCCAAGAGCCAGAACTTTTCTTTTAGGTGTAAACGCAAATTTTTAAAAAAAAAGATGAAAAATATATTAAAAAAACCATTTTTAGGATTGGTATTAGTAATCCTTTTTGTAGCCTGTACGAATCTTGAAGTTGAAAATGTAGATTCGATTATACCAGATGAAGAGGTGGCAGTGGATCCAGCCGAATTATTGAGTACAATATATTCGAATATGGAAGGAAATTACAATGGAGCACAGAATGGAGCCCATTCATTAGAGGTAGTCGTATCAGACCTTATGATCTCACCAACAAGAACTACTGGCGATTGGGCAGATGGTGGTATCTGGAGAGCACTTCATGGGCATACATGGAATCCTACGAATTCACAGATAAATAAAGCATGGCAAGAACTGAACCGTATGAGTTTTAGGGCTTCAGAAGTGATTTCCTTAGGCGGAACTCCTTTACAAACTGCTGAGGCCAAATTTATTAGAGCGTATGCTATGTGGCAATTAATTGATTTGTTTGGACTTGTACCTGTTAGACAGGTTGATGATCCTGCTACAGTTAATCCTGAAATTTTTCAAAGAAAAGAGGCGCTTAATATGATAATCGAAGATCTGGATGATGCTATTGCAGATCTACCAAGTGTTGGACCATCAAACCACGCAACAGCTACTAAAGAAGCTGCTTATGCCTTAAAGGCAAGGTTATTTCTAAACAAAGCAGTTTATGAAGCCGATGCTCCGGGGAGTTATAATTTTTCTGCTGCCGATATGAACGAGGTGATCACAAGTGCGGACAACATCATTGCAGCAGGTTACACATTGGATGATGATTATTATGTGAATTGGAGAGGTGGCGGTAATGAAAATATATTCGTTTCCACCAATGTTGGGATGTCTTTTTGGTTCCCTTATTTACACGGTGCACAGGGAGGTTGGAATGGTTTTTCCGTTACAGCTGAATTGTACGATCTATATGAACCAGGTGATGATAGGTTGGGAAAAGGCCCTGGTACAACTGGATATACATTTGATGCGGCTGACTTTGACCCAAGCGATAATGATGTACTTATCCCTCAGGGATTTCTGGTAGGACAGCAGTACAGAAAAAATGGAGAAGAACTTGAAGGTGTAAATTACGTAAAGGAATCACAATTGAGTGGTGCCGATCCCAATGAAGGATACAATTTAATGGTACATACACCAGATAGTCCATCCAATTATATTTATCTACGGTTTGGAGACGTTTTACTGATGAAAGCAGAAGCTATTTTACGGGGAGGATCAAGTGGTGATACAGCTTTAGATATTGTCAATGATCTTAGAACAAAAAGAAATACGTCTACATTGGCTACCGTAACATTGGATGATATTTTGGATGAACGGGCACGGGAGATACAGTGGAGTGATATCAGGAGAACCGATCAGATACGATTCGGAACATTCTTGAGTGGTACATGGACAGGGAAATCAACTGTATCGGAAGACTATCAATGGATATTTCCAATTCCAACAGTGCAAGTATCACTTAACCCTAATTTGGATCAGAACCCTGGATATGGTAATTAGTTTAGTTTAAT includes:
- a CDS encoding RagB/SusD family nutrient uptake outer membrane protein, encoding MKNILKKPFLGLVLVILFVACTNLEVENVDSIIPDEEVAVDPAELLSTIYSNMEGNYNGAQNGAHSLEVVVSDLMISPTRTTGDWADGGIWRALHGHTWNPTNSQINKAWQELNRMSFRASEVISLGGTPLQTAEAKFIRAYAMWQLIDLFGLVPVRQVDDPATVNPEIFQRKEALNMIIEDLDDAIADLPSVGPSNHATATKEAAYALKARLFLNKAVYEADAPGSYNFSAADMNEVITSADNIIAAGYTLDDDYYVNWRGGGNENIFVSTNVGMSFWFPYLHGAQGGWNGFSVTAELYDLYEPGDDRLGKGPGTTGYTFDAADFDPSDNDVLIPQGFLVGQQYRKNGEELEGVNYVKESQLSGADPNEGYNLMVHTPDSPSNYIYLRFGDVLLMKAEAILRGGSSGDTALDIVNDLRTKRNTSTLATVTLDDILDERAREIQWSDIRRTDQIRFGTFLSGTWTGKSTVSEDYQWIFPIPTVQVSLNPNLDQNPGYGN